A stretch of Alligator mississippiensis isolate rAllMis1 chromosome 14, rAllMis1, whole genome shotgun sequence DNA encodes these proteins:
- the LOC102563452 gene encoding alpha-1,6-mannosyl-glycoprotein 4-beta-N-acetylglucosaminyltransferase-like, translated as MRCSLKRCLSLAAALLAGLLLLLPGWAPRPQDPVAEEIRSWAHGVLLQQLQPGRSPPSLQELWNSSALRNISYRYLAGLPPPRTRFLTVGLSSVKRKRGHYLLDTLTSIFEQSTNEELNQMVVVVHLADSDMEWNVKVAKDITTKFPHHLLASRLLVIHAPQDFYPALEGLKRNYNDPEDRVKFRSKQNVDYAYLLSFAANLSTYYLMIEDDVQCSKSFFTSIRRVLASREGSYWVTLEFSKLGYIGKLYHSSDLPRLAQFLLLFYQEMPCDWLLVHFRLLLTQKEVIRFKPSLFQHVGLYSSFQGTINQLKDDEFKVDFLDLPDNPPATLFTDIAIFEDYLPIKAYSTMEGYFWGKSPTAGSHFTLVFHQPAHISCISIHTGSPERQSDYLHMGTVELGTQWQKNLKACITYTPIGTFKMGNFEQKGLENGRGSSVECVRIQVTQSQSEWLIIHSISIWTKPNP; from the exons ATGAGATGCTCCCTGAAGCGCTGCCTCAGCCTCGCCGCCGCCCTCCTGgccgggctgctgctgctgctgccgggctgGGCCCCGCGCCCGCAGGACCCCGTGGCC GAGGAGATCCGGAGCTGGGCCCACGGcgtgctgctccagcagctgcagcccggcAGGAGCCCGCCCAGCCTGCAGGAGCTGTGGAACTCGTCCGCCCTCAGGAACATCTCCTACCGCTACCTGGCCGGCCTCCCGCCGCCTCGCACCC GGTTCCTTACAGTGGGGTTATCATCTGTGAAGCGGAAGCGAGGGCACTATCTCCTGGATACGCTGACGTCCATCTTTGAGCAGTCAACAAATGAGGAGCTCAAtcagatggtggtggtggtgcaccTTGCTGACTCAGACATGGAGTGGAATGTCAAAGTGGCCAAGGACATCACCACAAAGTTTCCTCACCACCTTCTTGCGAGCCGCCTGCTTGTTATCCACGCCCCTCAGGATTTCTATCCAGCCCTGGAAGGCCTGAAGAGGAATTACAATGATCCAGAAGATAGGGTGAAATTCAGGTCAAAGCAGAATGTGGACTATGCTTATCTCCTTAGTTTTGCAGCAAACCTGTCTACCTACTACCTCATGATTGAGGATGATGTGCAGTGCTCCAAGtccttcttcacctctatccgAAGGGTTCTGGCATCCCGGGAGGGCTCCTATTGGGTCACTCTGGAGTTCTCCAAGCTGGGCTACATTGGGAAACTCTACCACTCCAGTGACCTACCCCGTCTTGCCCAGTTCCTCCTCCTGTTTTACCAGGAAATGCCATGTGACTGGCTGCTGGTGCATTTCCGCCTTCTGCTCACCCAGAAGGAAGTGATCCGCTTTAAGCCATCCCTCTTCCAGCACGTTGGTCTCTATTCCTCCTTCCAGGGGACCATCAATCAGCTGAAAGATGATGAGTTCAAGGTGGATTTCTTGGACCTGCCAGACAATCCTCCTGCAACACTGTTCACAGACATTGCCATCTTTGAAGATTACCTGCCCATCAAGGCCTACAGCACCATGGAGGGGTACTTCTGGGGAAAatcccccactgctggcagccactTCACCCTCGTGTTCCACCAGCCGGCCCATATCTCATGCATCTCAATCCACACAGGCTCCCCAGAGCGCCAGAGTGACTATCTGCACATGGGGACTGTAGAGCTGGGCACCCAATGGCAGAAGAACCTCAAGGCCTGCATTACATACACACCCATTGGCACTTTTAAGATGGGTAACTTTGAACAGAAAGGCCTGGAGAATGGCAGGGGCTCCAGTGTGGAGTGTGTACGGATTCAAGTGACACAGAGCCAAAGTGAATGGCTGATCATCCACAGTATCAGCATCTGGACCAAACCAAATCCCTGA